From Rhopalosiphum padi isolate XX-2018 chromosome 2, ASM2088224v1, whole genome shotgun sequence:
TTACGTCGGTTTATtcgctcataatattattatcttagtaGATTTACTCGAGTTCAGTACAAGTAATAGATATCATttgtaattctatttttttttaattgtgtgtGCGACTTCAACATGACCACGTTATTGGAACTTTGCCGTAAATATTTCGGTACTGACAATCTATATGAAGTGTTGAATACGAGCAAGGACGCTACAGACAAAGAAGGTTTGATGTTATTTGTgtgtttacaaatttacatttaaacatacgaaaatgtttttattttacctatttattaattgttgtgGTTTGATGTAGTTCGCAAAGCGTATTATGTGCTGTCGATGAAATACCATCCTGATAAAGTAACTGAGAAGGAAAAATCTGAAGCTACTGAAAAATTTAAAGTCATCAGTCGAATACATGCTTTATTAAATGATGCTGATAAAAGAAAACTTTACGATGACACAGGTAAGTTTAGGATtgtagtattaaaattttaaataattcatagttttatttgtttattaagttattaatttttaattataagttaaaatattaggtaggtagtatatatttacatttttcattaccctcattattgttgtatacctaaactaataactaattcaattataagtattcataattataaatgtatatcccAAACAAATGATGTTTTGCCTACTTAAATTGTATGTACCTGAGTGTTTTTCCTATCTTccgaatacataatatgaactaCTATATGGTTCTAACTTAATAGAAacattaattagttaatactaAAGAATGGATTTATATGTATGAAAAAGATCAATATTATAGGggagtacaataatattacgactGGAAAACTTAAATGTTGGGTAATTTTTTAGTCAAATAATgtgtttcattaaataattataattcttttaaatgtaaaatgtcaTCTATTAagtctcaaaatatttttatactagatGACGATTGTTCCACATCAGCTGTAGTAATTGGTGCATATTTAAAgcatgtcatattatataaaggcAACAATCtacttacatatttacataattatgtcCGACAATAAATAAAGCCTGGACTTTTTCTAAATAGTAGATGTAGATAATATGTAGAATGAAGTTATTCACCTTacaaaaatttacataaaaaattttatttgattttgtagGATGTGTTGGTGATGATATTGACCCCAACTCAGCTACAGAAGATTTCCCCTGGGAAACCTATTGGAGTTCAATATTCAGAAAAATTACTGATAATGAAATCAGAGATTATGAATTAAAgtataaaggtataatatattgaagtttTAGATacaatatgtttgtttttatttttattttttaatattattaaatttattttaggttcTGATGATGAAAAGAGAGATCTTAAAAAAGGATATTTAGCAGGGAAAGGAGATATGGAATTTATCATAAACATGGTTCCATTTAGTTCTGTGTATGAAGAAGATCGTCTTCGAgagattttagtaaaaataattgaagaagAAGATTTACCAAAGTTTAAAGCATTTAGCGATGAACCTCcttcaaaaaaaagaaaaagattaGCAAAAGTAGATCAACTggcttacatatatatttaaaattattttttctaatttaaatattatgtttgtttaattttaggCTAAAAGAGAAGAAGCTCAGTGcgaaatagatatgaaaaatgaggaaaaaaataattctaatgatTTGATGGTTGCAATTAAAAAGCGATCAGCTGAACGCGAAGAACAAATGAACAATTTCTTTGCTAGAATGGAAGCTAAATATTGTAAAcccaaaaaaactaaaaaaaatgtcaaaaaaacgtaatattgtaaattatcttatagtttattttctatgtaatcttgtatatatatttgccAACAAAATATCTTATGATATTctatattgactataatattagacCTGTGAAGGAattgtaaaaattcaaaacacaatttttaaataatattattattgtaaatactaatataaacaaACTTTGAATGTTTCaagattgtaatatattttaaatcattatttatccaTAGTATCACAACCAAatcaccaaaaaaaatatataagttctatttttttttacaaatgttaaaaatggTTCTTGTTTTCTATCAAGTTAGAGAAAAATATTGAGATAATATAAAGttgtttatctttaaattattttaatcttgtgTATTctcaatcattaaataaaaaaataaaaacaacgatTTAATGTTATTCTGTTTATtgacataaaaatgtaaatatttaaaaatatatgtttgtaattttaaattctgaggagcgataatgtaggtaggtattgattttacaattacatatatttttttttttttgtctgtgtACACTTAAGTTGTTAATCTCGTCGTGTTATTGCTAACTTATTAACTACACTATATTACTAtggtacatatttatttcaaaaagaaATACCTACACAAAATTTTGAATTGAATGTTATaagagtaaattttaaattcgaaGTTTAAAAAAACAGTTAGTACTTTTTGGTATACAcctttttttcatttctattattaaataatattgatacccAAATACTGTATGACCTTTTAAACAGCCGATGTATAACCCAAAAATTGAACGATACGCAACTGATTACAAAAAAGGCAAAATAAACAATAGTGAAGTGCAAATGATGACTGGCACCTGATAGGGTGTTCATTTCCCAAAAATGacaaatcttaaaattataaattaaattgtagttactagttagaaattcgtaaaaataattttgttctaacctaagattttaaaatttaatataaagttatttaagttATGCATTCTTTACCAGTGTGCTGCTAACTGGGGTGGCATTTCTCCAGGGCTTCGCGCTTAAAATTGACATTGAAATCCTATAGGTGACTGGTTATTGGtcaagtataaaatttattttatgaagtgacgagtcactggaactgtgccatatgctcgctagatccgacgtacgcgcgacttgtcatttctgcggaacggAACCCGCCGTAGCTCTGCGCATATGTCGACAATGACGATAacgcacagggaaacggggttttacgaatatacgttctgtttgggaaacatacttgaacacttacgaataacGGATTCCTACGAATGACTGTTTATCGCATAACAcggaaacagaaaaaataaaatacgcattagcgcaaatatttaatacagatctGACAATCTGCAGTGTTCGCGCAAATACAACAAACCAACCACTGACGCACTGCCCGAACGGTGTCAGACTTATATTATAGGCCACGGTCGAATTTTGTTTGACATATACCAGAAGCTTGAGCTAAGGAAATGTTAGAGCTGCaaataggtatgaataaaatcactacttaataatacgagtacaagCATGAAGCAATgtaatgtgcaggcaacataaCATGTTaaagaacaaaaacaaaaagtataGATACCAGATGCCTTCcctaatcgcgcaagtctgcccggggtgggtcttgctTACGACGGAAGACAGCCAGTGAATGTCAATGCTAGTCGTTTCGCCGGGCCTTTTATACCCGGTTCATTAGCGATTACATAGGACCGGTATCGTGTTCTGTgacagataacaagaaaccgtagaaaccccaatagtgcaatcgccgataaacgcacgatttaaataaaagttattataagaataaaataattataataataataataaaaatagtaatattaataataataattagatttggaataagaataataaaaaggaaaagaaaTCTAGAACCTATTATCCGTGCATCCCCCACCAAACCGAACGAAAAAATCCccccaaaaaattaaaagtaacatgttatatatctttataaatcgtaatttaaattataatgtcattagATGATgtgtaataagtaaataagtgtttctttattttaaaatatttttatataatacatttaatgatttttggggATTGTGGGTGGCTGAAGGTGCAGATATGGAAGGCTTTGCTCCGCACAGTAAtgtgatattgaattttgtttgGAACGCTCGTTCATCCAACATCCACTGAGTCCCCCTTctagtttttttccaaatcaagcactgaatatattaaaatcaggCACGTAACTAATCAGAAATCTAGGTGGGTCCAGCCTACTCTAAATTTACTATGACATTAGgacattaatttttctttaatatttttcaaagaaaaaaatttacttaacgaatacaaattgtaagtaaaatataattatataatatttacaataaaaattatacatattttcaaaatataaattgcgtTTACAGGAATATAACAGATCAACTTTACAGTTGACTACAGTTTAGGGGGACCTCCCCAATTGGCCCTTATCGGCCTTATTaagaataatcatttttttttagtataatgaaacaataattattggccAACCCTATGAATATTTTCTAGCAACGTGCCGCAGTGGTGTGTTTAAGGGGTGGGCTTGGTAGGCAGGTGCCCAcccacatttttatataagtactagACTAGTATAAGTCCGATGCtcaatgaaaaattgaaaaatgaaaatatgatttatagttagaaaaaaattgttttgattaggttaggtaggtataataggtatttcaataaaaatgtaagatttgaatatttaaagagAAATTGtggatttattttatgtaatatacagAATATTGTATTCTAAATATCGTTTTTgtttccataactttttctattacaattatttttagtttatggtTAATCTAAgaaccaaaataatttttatgataaagtttatgttttaataaaagataagctaccatttattataaaaatattgaaattagtcatttagaataaaaatactaaaacttgaatagatcaaattataatatgggaGGGGTAAAACCATTTGAACTTAACTTTTGTGGCCCATCCACAAAAAAAGTTCTGGACACGCCACGTTATGTGccagattattatataatattattattaacttttaacttataagtcaaCATTGGTGTATAGTGATATACTatattcagaaaataataatttacgtaattttgtcgaaattttaacttaaaatgccTGTACAAATCTC
This genomic window contains:
- the LOC132919553 gene encoding dnaJ homolog subfamily C member 9-like, with the protein product MTTLLELCRKYFGTDNLYEVLNTSKDATDKEVRKAYYVLSMKYHPDKVTEKEKSEATEKFKVISRIHALLNDADKRKLYDDTGCVGDDIDPNSATEDFPWETYWSSIFRKITDNEIRDYELKYKGSDDEKRDLKKGYLAGKGDMEFIINMVPFSSVYEEDRLREILVKIIEEEDLPKFKAFSDEPPSKKRKRLAKAKREEAQCEIDMKNEEKNNSNDLMVAIKKRSAEREEQMNNFFARMEAKYCKPKKTKKNVKKT